In Phyllopteryx taeniolatus isolate TA_2022b chromosome 1, UOR_Ptae_1.2, whole genome shotgun sequence, the following proteins share a genomic window:
- the cldn10a gene encoding claudin-10a — MSTMATEIVAFFLTVSGWILVSSTLPTDYWKVSSVDGTVITTATFWSNLWKTCVTDSTGVSNCKDFPSMLALDAYIQVCRGLMIAAVCLGFFGAILALLGMKCTKVGGSKTTKARLAVFAGFQYILSGLCCMTACSIYAHRITTDFFDPLFVAQKFELGAALFIGWSGSVLCILGGSIFCLSLSTGSSIRQVDW, encoded by the exons ATGAGTACCATGGCAACCGAgattgttgctttttttctgaCTGTCTCCGGGTGGATCCTGGTGTCATCCACACTTCCTACCGACTACTGGAAGGTCTCCTCAGTGGACGGGACGGTCATCACTACAGCTACCTTCTGGTCCAACCTGTGGAAAACATGTGTGACCGATTCCACGGGTGTGTCCAACTGCAAGGACTTTCCCTCCATGCTGGCTCTGGATG CTTACATCCAAGTATGTCGGGGCCTGATGATTGCGGCCGTGTGTCTGGGCTTCTTTGGTGCCATACTTGCCCTGCTTGGAATGAAGTGCACAAAAGTAGGAGGCTCAAAGACCACTAAAGCTCGCCTGGCAGTCTTTGCAGGATTTCAATACATCCTCAGCG GCCTGTGCTGCATGACTGCCTGCTCCATATATGCTCACAGGATCACTACAGACTTCTTCGACCCCCTTTTTGTTGCTCAGAA GTTTGAACTGGGAGCAGCTCTCTTCATCGGCTGGTCTGGATCTGTGCTATGCATCTTGGGAGGTTCAATTTTCTGTCTCTCCCTGTCAACGGGCTCAAGCATCAGGCAAGTTGACTGGTAA